One Candidatus Fermentibacter sp. genomic window carries:
- the panC gene encoding pantoate--beta-alanine ligase, translated as MWISGWAADRAAAARAGRAAGEGVALVPTMGALHDGHLSLVALASRGGRRVVVSVFVNPTQFGPGEDFDRYPRDPAGDAARLEKAGADVLFMPDAGEVYPPGFASWVQLPSMENVLCGRYRPGHFRGVATVCCILFGMVGPDAAVFGRKDAQQLAIIKRMVSDLRLGVGIVEAPIVREADGLAMSSRNAYLTPPQRAEAPRIFGGLRAAAALAASGRPCSSELASAFRAGLEDSGELAVQYVELVDPSTLEPMDVLDRDGLLAVAVLAGRTRLIDNLILRPGAGAVEV; from the coding sequence ATGTGGATCAGCGGCTGGGCTGCGGACAGGGCGGCGGCTGCGCGGGCAGGCCGCGCCGCCGGCGAGGGGGTGGCCCTCGTCCCCACGATGGGGGCCCTGCACGACGGCCACCTGAGCCTCGTCGCGCTTGCTTCGCGCGGAGGCCGCAGGGTGGTGGTGTCGGTGTTCGTGAATCCGACCCAGTTCGGGCCGGGCGAGGATTTCGACAGGTATCCCCGCGATCCCGCCGGCGACGCCGCCCGTCTCGAGAAGGCCGGGGCCGACGTGCTCTTCATGCCGGACGCGGGCGAGGTCTATCCGCCCGGCTTCGCATCGTGGGTCCAGCTCCCCTCGATGGAGAACGTGCTCTGCGGCCGGTACCGCCCGGGTCACTTCAGGGGGGTGGCGACGGTCTGCTGCATCCTGTTCGGGATGGTGGGTCCCGATGCAGCCGTCTTCGGCAGGAAGGACGCACAGCAGCTGGCCATCATCAAGAGGATGGTGTCTGATCTGAGGCTGGGCGTCGGGATAGTCGAGGCGCCCATAGTCAGGGAGGCCGACGGGCTCGCCATGAGTTCCAGGAACGCCTATCTGACCCCCCCGCAGAGGGCCGAAGCCCCGCGGATCTTCGGGGGATTGCGCGCAGCGGCGGCTCTTGCGGCCAGCGGGCGGCCCTGCTCCTCCGAACTCGCCTCCGCCTTCCGTGCGGGGCTCGAGGATTCGGGCGAACTCGCCGTCCAGTACGTCGAGCTCGTGGATCCATCGACCCTGGAACCCATGGACGTCCTCGACAGGGACGGCCTGCTGGCGGTGGCGGTCCTCGCGGGCCGGACCCGTCTGATCGACAATCTGATACTCCGCCCCGGCGCCGGGGCGGTGGAGGTATGA
- a CDS encoding aspartate 1-decarboxylase produces the protein MLRCFLGAKLHRVVVTDACTDYVGSIEIDSALLELSGIAPGERVQVADLANGQRFETYVIEGARDSGTVSINGAAALLVKPGDRVIVMQYVWVQTGEEPPLPRIVMADERNLDPRLLG, from the coding sequence TTGCTCAGGTGCTTCCTCGGAGCCAAGCTCCACAGGGTGGTGGTGACGGACGCCTGCACCGACTATGTGGGCTCCATCGAGATCGACTCGGCCCTCCTCGAACTGTCGGGCATAGCGCCGGGAGAGAGGGTCCAGGTGGCCGATCTCGCCAACGGGCAGCGGTTCGAGACCTATGTCATCGAAGGGGCCAGGGACAGCGGAACCGTCAGCATCAACGGAGCCGCGGCCCTGCTCGTGAAGCCCGGCGACAGGGTCATCGTGATGCAGTACGTCTGGGTCCAGACGGGCGAGGAGCCTCCGTTGCCCCGCATAGTCATGGCCGACGAACGGAACCTCGATCCGAGGCTCCTGGGTTGA
- a CDS encoding NTP transferase domain-containing protein produces MTAAVILAAGAGKRMHSDLPKVMHPVLGRPMVLRVADMASSCGFDRIVAVVGHGRERLIPLLEDCGIGWVVQERQLGTAHAVSCATGSVAADEYAILLGDVPLLRAETVVSLMEARRSAGASMAVLTAEAPDPAGYGRIVRKSGNLVDRIVEERDADARTRQIREINTGVMAFEGRALAGFIGQIGNDNAQGEFYLTDAAALASAGGLGCAACLARDWEEVAGVNDPFQLAEASRALSRRNVERLTAAGVRFTDPSGVWVEDGVTASGGSEIGRFARLSGATSLGEGSVVGDGSILEDATVPSGAVLPPYTVILRGGGLG; encoded by the coding sequence TTGACCGCGGCAGTCATCCTGGCCGCCGGAGCCGGGAAGCGGATGCATTCGGACCTGCCGAAGGTGATGCATCCCGTCCTGGGCAGGCCGATGGTTCTCCGTGTGGCCGACATGGCCTCCTCGTGCGGCTTCGACCGGATCGTCGCAGTCGTGGGCCACGGCCGCGAGAGGCTCATCCCCCTCCTCGAGGACTGCGGGATCGGCTGGGTCGTGCAGGAGAGGCAGCTGGGCACCGCCCATGCCGTCTCGTGTGCCACGGGGAGCGTCGCCGCCGACGAATACGCCATTCTGCTGGGCGACGTGCCGCTCCTGCGGGCGGAAACGGTCGTCTCCCTCATGGAGGCGCGGCGCTCGGCCGGGGCATCCATGGCCGTGCTCACCGCCGAAGCCCCGGATCCCGCAGGATACGGGCGGATCGTCAGGAAGTCGGGCAACCTGGTCGACAGGATCGTCGAGGAGCGCGACGCGGATGCGCGTACCCGCCAGATACGGGAGATCAACACCGGCGTCATGGCCTTCGAGGGGCGGGCCCTGGCGGGCTTCATCGGACAGATCGGCAACGACAACGCCCAGGGCGAGTTCTACCTCACGGACGCCGCCGCCCTGGCCTCGGCGGGCGGCCTGGGATGCGCGGCCTGTCTGGCCCGCGACTGGGAGGAGGTCGCCGGAGTGAACGACCCGTTCCAGCTCGCCGAGGCTTCCCGTGCGCTCTCCCGGAGGAACGTAGAGCGTCTGACGGCCGCCGGCGTGCGCTTCACCGATCCCTCGGGCGTCTGGGTGGAGGACGGCGTGACGGCTTCAGGCGGCTCGGAGATAGGCAGGTTCGCCAGGCTCTCCGGGGCTACCTCGCTCGGAGAGGGCTCGGTGGTGGGAGACGGATCGATCCTCGAGGACGCGACCGTCCCATCCGGGGCCGTCCTTCCCCCCTACACCGTCATCCTGCGGGGAGGCGGGCTTGGATAG
- a CDS encoding HIT domain-containing protein: MWAPWRRAYVSGEAPEQGCLFCRLASVTDDGENLVLARGRLAFAVLNRYPYTNGHLMVVPVRHVALFSELEPEEGAALMAGVAAAERAFAEAMSCGGVNGGWNVGRCAGAGVEGHLHLHVLPRWPGDVNFLPAVADVKVVSESLESSYRRLLPFFEGVF, translated from the coding sequence ATGTGGGCGCCGTGGCGCAGAGCCTACGTATCCGGAGAGGCCCCGGAGCAGGGCTGCCTGTTCTGCAGGCTGGCCTCGGTGACGGATGACGGGGAGAACCTGGTCCTGGCACGCGGGAGGCTCGCCTTCGCCGTGCTCAACCGATATCCCTACACGAACGGGCACCTGATGGTGGTGCCGGTGCGCCATGTCGCGCTGTTCTCCGAGCTGGAGCCGGAGGAGGGTGCAGCCCTCATGGCCGGCGTTGCGGCCGCCGAGAGGGCCTTTGCGGAGGCGATGAGCTGCGGAGGCGTCAACGGCGGATGGAACGTCGGGAGATGCGCCGGCGCCGGCGTGGAGGGTCACCTGCACCTGCACGTCCTCCCCAGGTGGCCGGGAGACGTCAATTTCCTGCCCGCGGTCGCCGACGTGAAGGTCGTGTCGGAATCGCTGGAGAGCTCGTACCGGAGGCTCCT